From Erigeron canadensis isolate Cc75 chromosome 5, C_canadensis_v1, whole genome shotgun sequence:
GCTTATTTGACAGTTCTGTGTCGGTAACTTTGGGTTTATTGTTTCAAGATTTTTTCTAGAAGCTTTAGTCAATAGTTTTTTTTGGTTAACCTAGGTTTATGACCCGCTCTCTGAGCCAACTATTCCCAGTGTAACCACCCCGTTTTGCGTGAAGCCCGGATTCGTCGCGGGTGAACCTCTGTGGCCACAAAAGGGATATATGTTTTTGCTTCTAGGATTCGAACTTGGGACCTCTAGGGTTTTTCACCCTTAGAAATCAAGCCTGTACTCACTAGGCCACCACCCTTTTGATTGTTTGTGCTAATAAAGCGATCTAACCAGAACGAAATTTGTTACCTTTGTGTCCATAGCATAGGAAGTCTTTATGTACACTACTGGATATGTTTATGTTATACGAGTAtcataaagaagaatggttaatcagttttttacttttataatcaTAAGTTATAAGGCTGGATAAAGAAACATGACCCATATTGATTACTTCCATGGCTTAATCTCATTTTTTCTCTATCTTGTGGTCAAACAAGCTTGTAATTTATTAGGTGCACAGACTTGATAGAGATAGTAGTGGCATATTGGTCTTGGGGAGATCACAGCTCAGTGCTACTGTTCTGCACTCTGTCTTTCGCGAGAAAACTTCTGGTGCTTCCAATATTGTGAGtaaatttattctttgatgACAACCTATAAAATAATGCATAGTAATGTTTAGTTTTACTGATACCAGTAACAAACCTATTACCATTTAATGCAACATACTTTACAATAACAAACATCATTTAAGGGAACATAATTACTGTTTCCTTACCGTCTAGTATAACAAAGTCATACTTTGGTAAGAAATGGTATGTGTCAGAAAGTGACAAAAACAAAGCATGTCACATTGTCAGTACACGtgaatatacattttttttttcttgcagTTTTTCTTTTTGACAGGGCAAGTTGTTTTTATCAATCAAATGGATGATCCTAGCATTATCTATTGGCTGGAAACTCGGAATAGTTTGTGTTTTCTTACATAGTCTTTTTCCCTGTTTTCCAATAGGATTTAAAGAGTGAGAAAAAAATTCTACAAAGAAAGTATTGGGCACTTGTACTTGGATCACCAAGGCGTCCACAAGGGCTAATTTCTGTTCCGCTTGGAAAGGTAGAATTTATATAACTTGTTAACACTAGGATTTCTTCATTTTCCATGTTCTTATGGAGTATTTGAAAAATACTATTTACATTGTTTAATGTGAAGGTGGTCATGGATGATGGAAAATCAGAACGGATCACAGTTGTTGAAAATGTCTCAACGATGCCATCACAACACGCTATAACAGAATATCGAGTTCTTGATTCTTCTATTCATGGTCTGTACTTAACTTGCTGCAACATTTACCTCCATATTGTTTAAGCCAAATGAGCCTTTGGCTGGTAAAATGGGGAAAGCATGGCTATCTCAAATCATTTACTCATGAATGGGTTGATTATGTTTTGACACCAACTGCTCAAGCGGGATAAAAAAATGGAACGGACATTGGATAAAGTGTATGTTATTGCATAAAACCTCATAAATTTTTCTCTGTAACTGTCTAGAATCTTATTgaatttagatatatttttgtagTTAAGTTATATGAAAGACACTAGTTATTTACTGATGATTAGAAGCTTGAACAGAagtttttgggaacccatctcaATATATCATGACCTGCACATCAAATATCCATCTCGACTTATTGAGCCTACTTGCATCTTGCCCCCACCCCATTTTGCCACCCTTAGGACGTGAAAAAAGATATAAACTAAGCATTATACTAATTCATCTCATTTTTTATTCTAGTTTAAGCCTATTACTCGATGAATATTTTGGCCATTGAATTTTAACTTGGTGTTCATAAATACGAACTGATATGAAGCTGgtgttatttataattatttgagCATTCCTTAAGCATCGTCTTAAATGTTGCAGGTCTCACATGGTTAGAGCTTTCTCCACTAACTGGTAGAAAACACCAGGTATTCATTATTATATCATATTCCTACAACTTTTATTTCTCTTGGGGTTCCTTGTAAATATGTACTCTTTTACTTTTCACATCAAACCTATTAGTAGAGGGTGGCAAAGTGGGCTGGTCTATCAGATTAAGTAATTGATCAGAACGAGTTTTGGTCAAAACATAGTTTTGTAAGGATTGAAGCGACACTTTTTGGTAGGTTTTCTATCATAAAAAGTTGGTGTGTCATGGATGCAATTGTTGTGTATTGCCATAAGTTCTGTATCTATCATCTCCTAATATCTATATAGATTCTGGATTTCTGGTATTTCATGTAATTTATCATGTTCCTCAGATTTGCCCAATTTGTTTGAGGTTGAAATATTTTGTTTGACCTCAAAAGTCAGAACAATACCCCTTCCTTTTACCATTTTATTTATGTACTCTTAATATCACCTTTCTCGTTGCAATTCTGTATAAACGCAGCTCCGAGTTCATTGTGCTGAGGTATTGGGAACACCAATAGTTGGAGACTACAAATACGGTTGGCAAGCTCACAAGAAATGGAATCAAATAGTTTCTTCTAATCTTGAAGAGAAAGTTGAGGCGAGTAACAGAAAGTCCCTTCCCTTTGGCCTTGATTTAGAGAGTGGGAGCATTACCGATAAGCAACCTAAACTTCATTTACATTGTAAGAAGATGGTGTTGCCCGACATTTCATCTGCTTTAAAGCAGGCCCGTATTTCTACTTCGGATTATGATTTTGAAGACATCAAAAGCCTTAAATTTTCAGCTCCATTGCCTCCCCACATGCAAAGGAGTTGGGACATCTTGTCCACTTGATTTGCTTTTAATGCAATATGCAGAGCTTCATCTTATTTGATTCTATAATATAGAATCTTTTAAAATGGGTTTCCGGCCTTGGAAGCGTTACCAGATATAGAGACATCTCGCTTATTTGCTTACAATAGTGTAATAGACTATTGTCGAAGGTAAAAAGCTAGATTCCCAAATTATTTCTGATCCTTTATTATTAAGTGGGATTATATTAGTCCGTAAGAAGATGTGGTCCACCACTCCGCAAGCCCATCTTCTAATCATCCAGGATTTAAAACATTAGCTGAAttgttgtttttaaaaaaactttttaaattttgaatcgCATACAATAAGTTATcgtttaaaattatattttatatccgTAGTTAATCTAACATTATTTTGTGGTCACAATTTTTGTTACCATATTATTGGCTTATTGGCACATTATTTTCTATAATATTTGTGTTTCGAACATTACGTTTCATTAGTTTTGTTCGAAGATTAAATTACCATACAAGTTCACTTATTACTATTCCTCTTTATTGTCAAGTAATGCATGATTGATTAGAATGTtttcatatatcatttttcGGGTTTTATTAATTATGCCTTTAAAAGCTACCTTTCTTACTACTTGGTATATAcccaatttattttattatttattttttcactttattaCTTTGCTAGTTAATCAATTCGGGTTTTACCTGGACAtgttaatcaaaattttaaaattataaaatatattaaaaaaaatatatgtaatgtttgtcattaaaacattataacttgatataaatctaataattcaactaacacactaaatatataataaattaactaaaacaatattaatttttaaaataaaaatgaatactgcattaaattaataaaaaaagacattttatttgtaatcttatataagagagaattttttttctatttgtaatattatataagagagaatttattttctttaaataaataattaatatttttgttaaacatgtaaagggttatttctattttatttatatatgatatcataattaaataaattaaatttaaagtaaaatataaatttgcCACATTAAAAGCTTTCTAAAAATTCTTATAGaaaacaatctttttttattatatataaagatacttcttccgtcccactaaacttgtccacttttatattttcaaagtcaaactttatgaactttgaccataaatatttttgtttgtattatataacatttgatgaaagttatatgaattgattatgttttagatgtgtgtttcattggtataactttcatcaactattatataacacaaataaaaatatttatggtcaaagttcgtaaagtttaactttgaaaatcaaaaagtggaCAAATTTAGTGGAACGGAAGGAATATTAGAAATATGAGTTATCGACACGGATCGTACTTGTGGTTTACCCAGATATCCAAGTTTCGTCCCTAAGGATTAATAACCTTAAGAACGGtcctttataggaggataagattcacgtttcgtcctttgaCTGGTTGACCATCATCTCTCCTCCATTAACACCCTCACATGCCTCCCATGTGAAGGGTATTTCAATCTTTTCACCCCTTTCTTCAACCTCCAAACAAAAACGAAGAAAAAATTCCTTAACAAGAGCAACATAGCAATTAAAATCCAACTAATATCTTTTATcaagattttttgttttatcttaAACTCAAATCAAACTGATACGATTCAAATCCAAATTCATCAAAACACAACAATAGCAAAACATGTGAAAAtaccaacaacaaaaaaaacccaaaatataaAGGACTGTCTTTGATGATATGAAAAGTACCAAAATACCTTTCAGGTGGGAGGCACGTGAGGGTGTTAACGGAAGAGAGATGATTATTAACAAGTCAAAAGACGAAACGCGAaccttatcctcctataaaAGACTCTCCTTGAGGTTAGTAATCTTTAGGGACAAAACTTGACTATTTgggtaaaccacaaggacgatccGTATCGATAACTCTTATCTATAcccctttataaaacaaactcccTCTCCCCTCTTTAATTTTATGAACCTGAAATGACACATTTACCATTTATcttaatatatctttaaatCTATAGACTACCTAAAATGCCTTTAAAAAACATCAACCTCTATCTCTCCCTCACGCAGAAACACATAGCAGAAACCTTAACTCAAAAATCGTCAACCTCCTCCCTCCCTTTCATATCTCACGCAACCAATCATCATAAAATTACACCGTCATCGTTACcgtcgctgcattgcgcggacaCCAATCTAGTAAATATTAATACGCTTCTAGTAAATTTTACTCCGTAATACATTGCTAATTTATGAATAGATTAaacataagaaaaagaaaaaccaaaacattaataaaataaaaaataaaaaaaagatttaatgTGAGAACTCAAGGGCAGTATGTTTTATCCATGAGCCCATGTCGGTAGCATGTGGCGGTACCACTGGTTTCAGTTATCAGTGTATCTCACCTTTCTGTGCTTGGAAGAGTCGAAG
This genomic window contains:
- the LOC122600752 gene encoding RNA pseudouridine synthase 4, mitochondrial, with the protein product MSLVLPNLRRAITIIKPPFFIPYNLVHTENLVNTKSEKDQNKNGKWFTLPPFNVTVNGASLGKHIAGKRELGDVSDDVTAIKWVTKCCPELPRSLVQKLFRLRQVRRKTFEGSNSDQDVQAPESKVKRVSAKDSMRLGDTIYLPITVQALPTEKSECLCSEDELKFLHDLEIYKDSAIIVLNKPPGMPVQGGIGIKRSLDELAGTYLRHDFSEPPRLVHRLDRDSSGILVLGRSQLSATVLHSVFREKTSGASNIDLKSEKKILQRKYWALVLGSPRRPQGLISVPLGKVVMDDGKSERITVVENVSTMPSQHAITEYRVLDSSIHGLTWLELSPLTGRKHQLRVHCAEVLGTPIVGDYKYGWQAHKKWNQIVSSNLEEKVEASNRKSLPFGLDLESGSITDKQPKLHLHCKKMVLPDISSALKQARISTSDYDFEDIKSLKFSAPLPPHMQRSWDILST